The stretch of DNA AATTGGTCATGCCCTCattctaattttctttctttttcttttcaacattttttgttacGTGTCGGAAATGGCGACGAGCAGCGTGAGGAATCCCGGACCAAAGATCGTGTCATTTCTCACCTGGAATCGGAGCTGCGCGTGCAAACCGGACGGGCCCAGCAATTCCGCGACATCCTCGAGCAGTCACTCCTCACGGCCGCCAGCCGTGGCAGCCTTTCCGTAagtcttttccttttattttatttatttatttattgattgtattttcccaattcaatttcttccaaTCACCATTTTCGACCTTTTACGACTTGTCTGATGGAATTAGCATAGCCACTCGACTCTCCCAAAATCGTTCGATTTGCTATGCcccgcgcgtgtgtgtgtgtgtgggctcGTCTATTGTCTTGTCGTGTTCGACTCACGCCGAAGCAGACGAGAAAATCGACGCTTAAATCAaatcacaaaataaagaagaacccaaaaaagcaaacaaagaaagCCTCGTGAAAGAATAGGCAAAAAGCTAAGAGGCTGGCGCACACGCTATTAATAAGTTAGTTATAATATCCGGAGCTTTCTCTCCAATGAACATTAAAAAtcgctgcggctgctgctgctgctgagtcGTCAGCTACTGTATGGCTTTGACCGCGCCACACACAAACAGGCACGGGCGGTTGAGAGTCGTCGGGGAGGGTATACCCATTGTGGTTATTACGGGTTGTTAGCGAATCGTGTTGTTGCTTGTCTGTGGGCCTCACGTCTGTGTTCTGTGTTCTATTCCTTCATATTTTTTGGACAGAGATTGTGTGTACGTTGTGTATCGGGAGACCTattgcatcatcatcacgcaccgatgatgatgaagagggGCTATTAAGACTAGACTTTGCGTTTACCTTCTTTTTCCCGTCACGAAATAAGTGCGACCGAGGTGACGGGCCATCATCCTCTGGCGTGTAgagtataggcctatatatccCATCAGGTAAAGTGCCGGGTGCTTATTGAGCGTCGTCTGCCATTATTAGAGATGCGGTTCACCTTCTCACGGTTCGGTTTCATGTGTCCCGATGTTTGTACAACCGCCGCATTTTGTCGAGTTTCTCCACaagtggaagaagaggaagaagaagaaaaagcttttttttttcttctttttttctgaaatgaaaagCCGATGAACAAGGCTTTTATTACCATGAGGCATCACATCCAGTTGATGGATGGGTCCTCATCCACGCAACATGCGAtggagaaaatagaaaggaCGAAAACTTTCAAGGGACtggcagcacagcacagcagcagcagcagacaaaCGAATTAAAAGCAAAACGTCCGAACAGACGCTTTTGCTTTAAGCCATTAGGCAAccaccatttttctcttaGACATGAGCGTGTATCACTTGTAACATGTATTCCGAGCTCCTTGTTGTTGATTCAAGTGAATGGTGGGGGCCACCACCATCTCTCCATTCGAGGACACGCTAAACAAcaaactgttttctctcttcttcttcttcgttcttttGTCGCTCTCTCCTCttaatctttttgtttttgcaacGGCCAAAATAGAAACCCCCGCTCCCTCCCTTCGGAAGCTCATGTGATGGTTTAATGTCTCCTGAAGGAGGTGAAATTTTTTACTGGGTTATTATTGTCTAGAAAATTCTATTGATTCTCAGGTGCGACCCTCTCTCCCTCCGTGTCGAAggcaaatatttcttttattactttgATTTGTTGCAGCGTTTGTTTGGTGTCGCCCAGTACTTCCACCACTTTAGGGTGGCGCCTCTTTTTGACGTGTGTCGTCATGGGTCACACGGTAGAGAGCTTCGTGCTACTTATTATAGTATATACCATTCTATAAAGCTGTcgtcttatttctttctttatggTCTTGCCATGATGAGGTAGGATttcttggaaagaaaaagctttttttccaCCGTACTAATACCAAGTAATGTGTTAATCCCCTCGACATCTTTTATGTACATTTTTACAGACATAtatctgtaaaagaaaaacacatacAAAGCTATTAGATTGGAAGTTGGGTGACGAGCTCGTTTCGCCTATTTCTGCGTGTCCATTCCCAAATTCCACGATCGTCTGGCCGGTCTACGGGGAAAGGAAAATGGACGGCGGTCGGGTCATAAAATGCAAtcagttcttctttcttttcttttctttctgcagaTGATGCGGTTCTAACGACTTTGAATTGAGAACTATATAGTAGCGACACTGGCCTCTAGCACAcaatactctctctctcttaactATGCACCACCTGACTCTCTGACTGGCGGGTGACGTCAACTCAAAAAATGTCTGAATTCAgtggtctctttttttttcgcgtgtGGAAATGTCTAGCTTGCGTGTTTGCGTGCtgaaatcttattttattttatattttttttgccaactttttttcttctttcccccccccccccactctgACGTTcttagttatttatttttttatatattcttctttcttttattatgaAAATTCTCCCGTCTGGTCGATTGGAgcagacagaaaaagaaaaaaagaaaaaaaatgttggtatCACGCAGTCGACCCTTGTAGACGACCCTCGAACTCCTGCGCTCCTcagacattttcatttttattttttggttatttcaaAGTCTTCTCCGgttccacaacaacaacgcggCTGAATAACTTCACTTAATAGATAATGGTAGAGGGGGGGAGAGGGAGATGACTGTTGGAGAGCCGCATTTTATTTCCAGTTTATTTGTCTTCTTAGTGTCTCTACTCTCGGGGGCGAGTCGTGCTGCGTTGCCTCGATAGGAGCAACAGGTGAAACGATGAAAGAGattcgaatttcaaaaaaaaaaaaaaagaataaagagctgggctctttttttgtgttttgtctgAATGGATAGAAACGGGAAATCGACGGCGCTATCGGGAGACTATACAACTGAATGTACTTTCACTGTTCCAATGATGATCTCTCTCCCCCTTcagtgattattattatagacgCCGTgatgtctttctctttttctatttttttggtcTCCATTCCGCTGGCCTGAGCCTTTCAAAGATAAAAGAGCGGCCGGACGACGCATTACGAACAAAAATTGTAACTTTAGAAGATGGACTACCGAGCGGGAATAGGCGATCAGACAGGAATCTCGTCGTATAAATCAAACAACTAGAggcgttttattttatattttttcggtcCGTCCTAAGTCTTGAGCTATGCACAAGTGAACGGGAGGAGGACAAGGAAAAGGCGAActaggagaaagagagagagagagaggagaaagcgtgataagagaagagaaacagGTAACAGGAGAAGAAGGGAGGCTGAACCTGTGTTTATGTTGGAACGAGTGGCGTCGTCCCTTATTTCCTTTGAGCAGAGAGGCTCCTTGACAATGCCCGGCTCGCAGGTTGTGTATACCTTCAGTCGCGCTCCGCCCGTCCGACAGTGCGCAACTATAACCAAcacctctctctccttctctctatctctccgCATTCTAACCGCTAAATTAGAAAAGCCTCACACACACCTGTACGGCAGTATATACCCAGTCTATATACTTTTGCACCGGTGAATTCGCCTTTCCAAATTAGTGACTCGATTCCATTAGTGTCGTGTGTTTTCCGTGTCTTGTGAAATTGTCGCCATCGATCGAAAAATCCCAAACGGGAGGATTTCTCATTTGTTGGCTGTCGAAACATTTCTGGTGAGTTCCCATCTTAATCAAATCTTGTGTTTGACATTTTAGTCGTCATAAAAGAGTTAGGTTGGATTTCTTTTAGAAGGGGGTAGAGAGAAATTAGAGTCAGCCCTGGCCgagttttgtcattttttgtttttcttcccgCTCACGCTGTTCAGTGGAGTGACGCCTAGTGCAATcaccatctctctctcttgacttGCAATTGCAAAACCCAAAATCgtaaatattaatttgaaaacggaaaaaaagagaacaaaaacaaaaattgggaaaaatctAAAGTAACACAAGTCCAACCCAAGAAAACAACGAGAGATCGTGATGAAATAGGGCCGACAAGTTAACGGTTGGGTTCTTACGGCCGGGGCGCGCGAACACCTGGTCATTAGCACGCCATTCTCCATCTCGCCAGTCGGCTCAGCTCACGCTGCGGCAGacttgagctgctgctgctgctgcagtttgAAATATATGGTTCGAAAGAAGGGAGTGCAACGTTCTACTTGAACCGCCATCTCTTTTCtcaacttttctttcatttttgtttggaaatatttcCGTCTTAACTATCGGCTCTCGTCTGTCAGGTACGTCTTATCATCTCAGACTCTCGAGTCTTTTGTTGAGTCGGGACTGGTCGGGACCCAGCATCGTCACAGCTGCTCTCTCCTCCTAGCCCTCCTAGCGTCCCGGTCGACGCTCGTTTTATATGCGTCTCACTCTGGTGGGGCGAGATGAATGTCAATGATCGTTAAATCACGGCCCTAACGGCGCCTATCCATTCATAACATTTccctgatttttttgttgatgcgCGGTCGTTACGATATCGCAGGGTGGGCGCCGtgaacttgtttctttttcctattccgTTCGTGATCGTGGGTATTTATTTGAACAATTCGGACTCGGCGCGTTATTGTCGGTCACGGGGCTGACCCGCGCGAATTCCTTCTCAGTTTCTAAATGACTTTTAAAAGTCAGGAaataaaacgaagaagaagaagaagaagaagaaaagaaggagaatgaaaagttggaaaaaagaaataaatacaaattgaGGAGAGCGAAACAAGGGCCGTTACCCAGATGGCAAAAGCGGAACTCCATTTACGGTCTTgtcccgaaaaaagaaaaaaaaaaaagaaaagaggcattcagtatttttattttctctccttcttgtCTTTATTCTCTCCTACTGACCCACAACTTTAGCCTCCCTCCGGTCCCGACCAGAGCCTTATAGTACCAgcaactgcaacaacaacaacaacattcagtCGATCTCCATTTGAGACTTTTTCACGAATCGAGTTGTTATTATTCACAGCGAGgggagtttttctttttctccttgtttGTCCATTTCGTTCGCCACTCTCCTTCACACATGTCAggccaaaaaatcaaacaagaaatttcactgtgaaaacattttctccaAAACTCCATTTTGGGAAggaattttctaaaaaagaagtgATCTGGTCTCTCTCtgctggactggactggacgaTTGACCGAATTGTATATAACCAGCATCAGATGCGCAATGAGAAAAACCTGTCTCGTCTTCCGAGAGAGATGCGGATTCTTTCCAAGACTTGGAGAACATCTCTTTGACGCCCAAGGGTTCGCGACTTTTAAAGAAGTGGACAAACCCCAttctgttttattatttcgctgCTTTGTGGCTGATAACCTCATTTGTTGGCCGGAGGAATGTCAGTTTGAATTGGAGCGAATTGGCTCGCTTATTTGGCGTCGTCCATTAAAATGTTTagcggcagcagctgctgctgaatAATCAATCAAGTTCCGCCCTCGATTTAACATGTTGCTAATCTAAttctcaacttttttattttttggcaggGTCAACAACACAACCACAATGAGCGCGACGAACTGATTGCCCGCGAACGCAAACTCCAAGTCCTGGTGGATGATCTTCGGGAGACGATGCGGCATCAGCAAGACACCTTCGCtcacgagaaaaaagaactggTAATAATAATGTCACGTCTCTTCAACTATATTCATCACCTGCTTCTTTTAGTTGTTCGTAACTCTTTCCGTTATCCTTCGTGACGGGTCGTGTGTGTGCGTCTTCCTGGTTGCCAAAAAGCTGCACACACAGTTCAccaccatttttcttccttccgcGTGTTTTTTCCCATGGACCTTGTGTGTGTCGCGTGTGAGTGACACACTGACATCGGGgggaagcaacaacaacaacaacaacaacaggggAGAGACAACAATAGCTGCTACGCCTTCTCACGTTTCCGGCAATTTATGGATGAAACTCTTACTATCATTAAACCGTGATCTCGGCGCGCCGAgttgaagttgttgttgctgttgttgttgttgttggggggtGCTTCGGGTTGCCCGCTGGGGGTTTGGCTGAGGTTTTTTTgtggggaggaggaggcgtGTACAGACTGATGTCATTTCAAGGGATTGTTTTCACGAAGTGGGGGAGAAAGGCAAGAATTTATGATTAGAAAAATGCGGAAAAATGTCGGAAGATGAATCAAAATAAGTCCCGTCTTgtcctcgtttcttttttattttccttttatttcctttttaacttctttttttttttttcattttacggTGCCGAGGTCGCGACTCGAGAGCACCGCATTAAGACACGACATCCGCCGACGTTCAATAGCGTTAATTGGTGTAAAATGTCATGTTAAATCTTCTTCTGATGACTccaccagaaaaaaacaaaacaaaaataattcagtaCCTCAGACTAAACAAAAGCGGAAAACGTTTCAGGGAAGATTTAACCTACTAACGGGATGGCCCAGCAATCATTTTGTGAAATTTGGCACCtcttgggtgtgtgtgtgtattctcCAAGTCGTAAAATGTCGTCTGTGTTCTCAACCAAAATATTAGCAGTAGGATCCGTGGCTAAAATGTTAAATCTAGATTTTTACTTTGTAAATTCGTTTGTTATATGCGAACATATGGcggttgatttcttttttctttcaaattgactgatggttttatttttctttcttttttctttctgtcatAATGGAATTGACTTTAGCTCCGCCGGTTAAGTGAGACGGAACGCCAGCAAGGTTCATTGCGCCAGAAGAACAAACAGGTCCTGACCCGCAACGTCCAGTTGGCTGTCAAGAGCCAAGAATTAGCCGAAACAGTCAAGAATCTCCAGCAACAGCCGGCCGGTGGAAATATGTCGACGGCACCCGACACAACCAATTTGAAGAGAAGTTTGACGAGACCCAACGTTAATCAACTAGGCTCGCCATCCAAGGCaagtcttttattatttttattttattttgttgttgttgttgttgatcgAGTTTCACCTGTTCACCTGACATAATAATCAAGCGAGTACCGATCCACCACCCGTTTGTCCACAGCAACGACTCTCAGTTCCCGCAAATAAGGACATATGGTCGTGTGTAACAATCAAATAATGCACTCCTTTCCTTTCTCCGGCCTTTCTCGCCAAGAGTTTCTCCAGTCTAATATGTAAATCTATTGCACCTTTCTCCACGCCTTTCACTGTCAGTTTCTTAACTGGCCCGTTGACCATATTCGGGTTGACGCATATTCGTCTACAGCACATGCACAGCAATCAAGCAGCTCAGACACACACGGATCTCACCTTGCTGTATCACACACGACTGCGACTGATGATGACCACACGCTGTCGTCATTCGTTACGCTTCAAAGGGTTTCCAGGACTCTGCTGTGTGCATGGGGATATCCTGACAGAATGGGAACACAAGAGACTGGGGCTGGAGAGAGAAGTACGGCCACTTCACATATTACGTGCAAGGGAGCTCAGCAATATTGACAAGTCCGAAGAGATATTTTCTGAGAGTAGAGCAGAGCTTAAAACTCGACTAAGAATCTCCAGCGAGCTGGGCGGGTCCAagtatttttttggggggaattaTTTGAATGAGAACGTGTAAGAACTCGCCCaacatcatctttttttggattgtgtgtgtgtgcgtgtagAGTTGGACGAATCGCAGTCGGTGTGATGAAGCTCCACTTTCTTCTAACcggttattttattatttgataaaaCTAGAATGACAAGCAGCGGCGAATGGAGTACGTCCAACAAATCCAGAAATTGCGCAAAGAGCAACGCTACTACTCCATGTGGGAACTGCCGCCACTGCTCGAAGTCGACACGGACGGCCTGGGCTCTGATGGCAATGCCGACTCGGACGGTTCCTTGTCTCCGGCCGCTACCTCGGGCGTTACGTCCTGTTCTTCCGACTCGGCCTGGAGCgaggtatacacacacacagtcaaataagaaaacaccaaaaatcttgttgttcttttttactgTCTCCTTATTTTCATGTGCCCATTAAGgtttatgttgttgttggctcgATGGTTTTTGACCGTTGAACCACTACTTTTTCCCAATGGCAGATATTCCAACTGCCAAACaagcgtttattttttttttaaacgactGGCGTGTTTTAGTTATGGCTCATATGGGAGGAAACCGCGAGAAtgagacttttaaaaaacggCCATGTAATTACGAAAGAGGCTAGTCGTTCCGCCGAGCcttcattgatttttcttatattttttttattatttcaccaAAGTGTTGGGTAGATTGGATTCAGATTCGGCAAAaacgttgaaaaaaaagtcagtTCATCTTATACGCACGGCTAGCAATTTCAAGCCCCGTGCATAATTCGAATTTCACGAATATCAGCGGAAACTGgttccagtttttttcttctttccccttttattattttgatcgATTGTGTTGGCGTGATGAATTGGAATTCAGATTTCACCGGTTTATACGACGGTTCGAGGAAActgttgtgctgtgtgtaccAACTGCATAGTAGTACTCAAGGAGATTAGATTGATGATTAGATTGAATTGTAGTCTACAAATAATCCTTTATTAGAAATTCTTAGCTCGGCGACGTCGTCTGCTTCGCTTTGTTGAACATTCCTAGTTTCACATGATTGTAaattttcttctccattttctctttctttttatattttttgtaacTACAAAAGGACACGCGACGGGAATTGGAAGTGTTGTTCTCACAGCTGTCGCGGGAGCATTCCGATTTGCAGCGCAACTACCAACTGCTCCACGAGAAGTTGCGCCAGCTGACGTGTTTTTCCGACGCCGACGCGGCCAATGTCAACTACGCCACCCTGCAGGCTGACTACAACGCGGCCAGAGCCCGAATCCGTGACCTGGAGGAGATCCTGCAGCTGAAAAACAATCGCGAACGAGAGGCCAGTGACGGAGCCAACGCCGGACGCCCGACGGTCGTTCCTTCTCTGCTGGAAATCCAGGCCAAATTCGTTCGTGAGAAGCACATCCAGCAAACGCAGATGGCCATCCTGGTCAAACGTCTCGAGGAGGCCAAAGACAGGCACCAATCTGTCCAGGCGGAGCTGAACGAAGCGCGAGATCAGAACGAGTTGCTCGAGTTCCGCATTCTCGAATTGGAAGAGATCCAAGAAAGGGTGcgcttattatttattattttggttttggaGACTATTTAGCCACGCTCGCCGGGTTTCTTTAATTGAATAGTTTCGCATTTGTGCATTTTTGAATAATAGGCGCCGTCACAGTGCTCGACCGATCAGCGCGATCGTAAGGATGTCTGCACCGACACGGATTCGGATGACGTATCGGTCGGAGATTCGGGCATTACGTCGCTCGCTTCACTCATGGTCGAATGTCCGTCACCAATCTTGCCCAGAAGCCCGTGCAGCAGCGGATCGTCACTGGACTCTGACTACCtggtaattgattttatttttaaaattttccagCTGATTTCGACATCTTTTGGGGGAAATTGAGTGTCGGCAATTGAGTCATTGTTGTAACGGTGTATTTTGCGGCGTTCCTTAGGGCGAAAAGATCTCGTCGGTCAAAGCAGAACTGCAATTGATGGTCTCCTCGCTAAATGATCCGTCTCAGAAAACCGTGCTGGCCCAGCTTCAGGCGCTGTTGGGCGTCTGCCAGTCTCGACTGGCCCACAAGAGTCCCGTCGCCAGTGAGACTTCCAACTGGGACTGGCAGCTGCAGGAGAGTGGCATCTTCGAAGAGGACCACCATCATTCCACCGATGGATCCACTCAGACGGACGCCGTCGAGTGCGATGGATACAATGGCGATGTCAGCATCCGGGTGACGGTCCCGTTGCCTCTTTGCGGCCGAGTGACCGAAGACAAGGAAGTTCAAATGTCTCCCGCCGAGTTGGAAGATAAATCCGTGCAGACGGCAATGACGGATGTCCAGGATTTTGCGGTCCAAACTGATTTGATTGTCTGTCATTCCGCCGGCGCAGAAGAAAAGTCCTATCGAGATCAGGGCGTTCAGTTCTACGAGGAACGGCCCATGTTTGCGGAAGAAGATTCCCAGACGGATGGGCAGGTGATGACCCTGGAGGAATTCCGCGACGTTGAGAGCTACTACGTCCAGCAAATTGAAATCCTGCAGAAGGAGAAGGCCAGCCATCGCAAAAAGTTCCAGGCCAGTCGGGACGAAACGACGAAATCGGTGCAGCAGCTGGAACTGTTGGGCCGCCAGTTTCAAGAGCGCGAGCGGCAATTCGAAGAGATTTTGCAGAAGAACTGCCGCGCATTCGAGCGGGAACTCGAAACGGCCCGCGAACTCAACAACAACGAGCTCTCCACGCTCAAGGAATGTCTCCAGCTGGTCTGGCACGAAGTCAAAGACTACGCCAATGTGACGGACATGCCCAAAACGTCGGTCATGGAGTTCACTCAGGCGCTGATCAGTTCGCTTCACGGAATTTGCAACGAGCTGGGCCAACTGAGAGTCCGTGTAGTCGATCTCGCCGATATGGAGCAAGCCTTCCAGACGACGTTGCGACAGGCAGACGGGCTCGTCCATCACATGGAAGAGAAGCATTTGCAGCGCATCAGAGAGCTGGAACATATAGAACACGAACTAAGGATCCAGTTGAATCATCCGACTGGAAGTCACCAAAGCTACGACATGGATGGAAGTCtcgaaatcaaaatacaaGGTATGGCGCAATTCGATCTAATTGCCTGAGTGATGGCGTAATCTAAGAAATACGTTCTAATAATTCGATAAAATACTTAGAACTGGAGCAGGAGAAGGACGCTCTGTCGTTGCAGGTCGGCAAGTGCCAAGAGTTGGAAGACTATTGCCAACGACTTCACGGCCGGCTGGAAGAGTATGAGCAACGTGAACGAAGCTTGCATCAAGCCGTCCAAGATACGGAACGCCGCTTTTCCACCAGGTTTGATCAAAGCGTTTTCACAGATTGTTTTCCGTGATATAACTCTTTTAacgggctttttttttactttgatccAGAGAGCAAAGATATCGCGAAGAAATTCAGTTGATGAAAACAGAGCTGGACAAGTGTCGCGAAAATGAAGCGACCTGGCGTCAACGACTGGAGCAGAGGGACAGTCAATTGGGCCTCATGAGGAACGAACTGGAGGCCGAACAAAAGACCATCGCCAGTTTAGAGTTAGAAGTCAAGGAGTTGCAATCCAAATTAGATAAGGACGACACCTCCTTCAGAAACGAGGTCAGTTGCCTAGCAGAACTAATCGCCCGTTGTTGAGTCAGTCCAATGAAATTTCTAATTATCTTGTTCAAAATAGGTGACCAAGTTGCGTTCGCAGCTCACTACCTCTCTGGCGCAGCTGAACGAGCTCGAGTCACTTAACTGCCAACTTCGCGAGAAGATCGTCGAATACCAGAACACGATTTACTCTCTGCAGAGGAGCCTAGACGAGAAGAGTTGCCAAAATGGCAATCTAATGGCCGAAAATAACAGACTGGCCCAAGCTCAGATGGAAATGATGAGCATGTCTATGGTCGCCATGGGTAAGTTGATTTTCATCAATATTAATTGGTTCGACTGAATCCccttttgtaattttaccatacgtattttcttatttgacaGCCAAACCGCTAACTGAGGAGCTGCTAGAAATCGAGTCGGATGAAGGCTGCATGTCACCCGAACCTGTCGCCGCCACGAGCGAAACCGCTGCTACGCTGGACGACTTTCAAGAAATTTCATTGCCCACGACGCCGACCGTTGTGGACGGCTGCAACAACGTCTTTGAGGAACATTTCAAAGTGCTCGAGTCGTTGGAGAGTTATCTGGAAACGCAGCATCTGACTGGAGCGACGGCCGAAGATAACGACGAGTCGGGAATTTCCACATCACCTTCGATTCACGAGGTAAAAAACCGATTGTCGGGGTTGAAGTTAAAATGTCAATTAACGTTTGTATTGTTTCGGCTTTCGCAGAACGAGAATTTTGCGCTGTTGGAAGCTCAGTTGTCGCAGCTTCGAACCGAGAAGCACTTTTTGCTCAATTCGGTTGTCAACAGTCAGAAGAAAGATGAGGTCATTCAAATCTTGGTCGACCAACTCAAATACAACGCGCCCCGTCAATACCTGATTGAAACGGCGGCGCATATCCGCAAGATCGCCACTAACGGCGACTACGACGCGAACCAACATCGCACGCATGACAAAGATATCGATCGCGTTTGCTCCATGCTGGAAGCCCCGATTGATCTGgtaaaagatttgaaataatttcgtCTTATTAtgcattcaattttctttgttcatattcttcatctttatttttcgtcttcatcttcttttcttctggtttTATGTCTGCCTCCTCTCTGTCGCAGAAATCACTCGTCTAAATCTCTCTATATCTCGTTTCGGGTGATGGCGattttcgtttctatttttgaccAAAAATTATGTAACCACTCACGGCAATGGTACGGACTGACTATAAACCCATGCCCATCCTTTCTTTGTTTCTAACCACCGCTATGTGTGTAACGAGTCCAGACATGTGTGTGAACTGCACACCTTTCGCCATCTCCATTCAACATTTGAGATTACGATGCCTCGTATTTTTTTCAGACCGACGTAACGACTGAGGGTTGTAGCCTCATATCACAACAGCCCTCGGCGTCTCCTAACTGCAATTATGATGTCGTCATCCCCCACAATAAAGTAGTCCGCCGCCAGACAACTGTAACCGTTCTGCCCGAGGAGGATCCGCTTCTTTCCCCacgtaaatataataaaagctAATTTTCGTTATCGATGAGGAAATAGCCTAATATGGACCTCACTTTCGTTTGCAGCCTCCGATCTTAAAATTACACGCAAGGTCGGCAATGATGGACTTGTGATAGCCTGGTTACCTTCACCAGACTCTGAATGCGTCGGATACCTGGTAAATATCTAAAATCTTTAACAAgagtaaaaagtaattttgaaaatgtcttttttattaaacagaTCTGCGTAAACGGCCAAGAAGCTCATCGTGGGCGAAACGCCCAGAGGACGAAAGCAGTGTTGAGCGGATTGGACTTGCATAGCGAGATggatatttgtatttattcgTTGTCCGTCGACGGGCTCGTTTCCAGCCCCACAACTACTGTCTACTTGCCCGACGAGCGACTGGCTGTTGGCGCTCATCAAGGACATGCCGGCGACTCGGAATCGGCTG from Daphnia pulex isolate KAP4 chromosome 4, ASM2113471v1 encodes:
- the LOC124192483 gene encoding protein MLP1-like isoform X2, with the translated sequence MMMASEPANGNSMPSVILGSSSAVGTSSAASSMSSLTLRDQQHHVEGAKERKERQMRRLAAEMDDQRSKFERDKAEALSHQKEAMNRAFRVQLAKLLKEKEELQRKCQTLQSKEPNGKISGNGLGNAATASSQAAAAEMLKLIHENSILRIDKKKQEEQLQLMRESEQHRFENMRSLLDDKARELITFQKQLRQQIARLREESRTKDRVISHLESELRVQTGRAQQFRDILEQSLLTAASRGSLSGQQHNHNERDELIARERKLQVLVDDLRETMRHQQDTFAHEKKELLRRLSETERQQGSLRQKNKQVLTRNVQLAVKSQELAETVKNLQQQPAGGNMSTAPDTTNLKRSLTRPNVNQLGSPSKNDKQRRMEYVQQIQKLRKEQRYYSMWELPPLLEVDTDGLGSDGNADSDGSLSPAATSGVTSCSSDSAWSEDTRRELEVLFSQLSREHSDLQRNYQLLHEKLRQLTCFSDADAANVNYATLQADYNAARARIRDLEEILQLKNNREREASDGANAGRPTVVPSLLEIQAKFVREKHIQQTQMAILVKRLEEAKDRHQSVQAELNEARDQNELLEFRILELEEIQERAPSQCSTDQRDRKDVCTDTDSDDVSVGDSGITSLASLMVECPSPILPRSPCSSGSSLDSDYLGEKISSVKAELQLMVSSLNDPSQKTVLAQLQALLGVCQSRLAHKSPVASETSNWDWQLQESGIFEEDHHHSTDGSTQTDAVECDGYNGDVSIRVTVPLPLCGRVTEDKEVQMSPAELEDKSVQTAMTDVQDFAVQTDLIVCHSAGAEEKSYRDQGVQFYEERPMFAEEDSQTDGQVMTLEEFRDVESYYVQQIEILQKEKASHRKKFQASRDETTKSVQQLELLGRQFQERERQFEEILQKNCRAFERELETARELNNNELSTLKECLQLVWHEVKDYANVTDMPKTSVMEFTQALISSLHGICNELGQLRVRVVDLADMEQAFQTTLRQADGLVHHMEEKHLQRIRELEHIEHELRIQLNHPTGSHQSYDMDGSLEIKIQELEQEKDALSLQVGKCQELEDYCQRLHGRLEEYEQRERSLHQAVQDTERRFSTREQRYREEIQLMKTELDKCRENEATWRQRLEQRDSQLGLMRNELEAEQKTIASLELEVKELQSKLDKDDTSFRNEVTKLRSQLTTSLAQLNELESLNCQLREKIVEYQNTIYSLQRSLDEKSCQNGNLMAENNRLAQAQMEMMSMSMVAMAKPLTEELLEIESDEGCMSPEPVAATSETAATLDDFQEISLPTTPTVVDGCNNVFEEHFKVLESLESYLETQHLTGATAEDNDESGISTSPSIHENENFALLEAQLSQLRTEKHFLLNSVVNSQKKDEVIQILVDQLKYNAPRQYLIETAAHIRKIATNGDYDANQHRTHDKDIDRVCSMLEAPIDLTDVTTEGCSLISQQPSASPNCNYDVVIPHNKVVRRQTTVTVLPEEDPLLSPPSDLKITRKVGNDGLVIAWLPSPDSECVGYLICVNGQEAHRGRNAQRTKAVLSGLDLHSEMDICIYSLSVDGLVSSPTTTVYLPDERLAVGAHQGHAGDSESAEPTQAVVEVSSPREVVVQTFYTNSSVTVRSSRRVIAPAAHVSRLPHRPTCVP